One genomic window of Punica granatum isolate Tunisia-2019 chromosome 1, ASM765513v2, whole genome shotgun sequence includes the following:
- the LOC116195080 gene encoding transcription factor MYB3-like — protein sequence MPTAPNSSSRLSKGEANRGAWTPEEDRKLAQIIEVHGPRRWKLVATKAGLNRCGKSCRLRWLNYLRPNIKRGNISDQEEDLILRLHKLLGNRWSLIAGRLPGRTDNEIKNYWNSHLSKKIKQKENHRRSMKSSQKDCSHYPNDATTGSGSIVRSDANEVANSGFAHQDDRIFDLSNEGPMNLEWMSRFLEMEESCFDFA from the exons ATGCCGACGGCACCTAATTCGTCGAGCCGACTCTCCAAGGGGGAAGCTAACCGAGGAGCTTGGACCCCCGAGGAGGACCGCAAACTGGCCCAAATCATTGAAGTCCATGGCCCAAGGCGGTGGAAACTGGTTGCAACCAAAGCAG GGCTTAACCGGTGCGGGAAGAGCTGCAGGCTCAGGTGGCTTAATTACCTGAGACCCAATATCAAGAGGGGCAACATTTCtgatcaggaagaggatttgatcCTCAGACTTCACAAACTCCTAGGAAACAG GTGGTCACTAATAGCTGGGAGGCTTCCGGGACGAACAGACAATGAGATAAAGAACTATTGGAACTCTCATTTGAGCAAAAAGATAAAGCAGAAAGAGAACCACCGCAGAAGCATGAAGTCCTCGCAAAAGGATTGCTCTCACTACCCGAACGACGCGACAACAGGGAGTGGCTCTATTGTGAGAAGTGACGCGAACGAAGTGGCAAACTCGGGCTTCGCTCATCAGGACGACAGGATCTTCGATCTCTCCAACGAGGGCCCGATGAACTTGGAGTGGATGAGTAGGTTCCTTGAAATGGAGGAGAGTTGTTTTGATTTCGCATGA